One genomic region from Indicator indicator isolate 239-I01 chromosome 7, UM_Iind_1.1, whole genome shotgun sequence encodes:
- the PHYHIPL gene encoding phytanoyl-CoA hydroxylase-interacting protein-like: MEAPRLAHTMSSPTSPCEEVIKNLSLEAIQLCDRDGNKSQDSGIAEMEELPVPHNIKISNITCDSFKICWDMDAKSKDRITHYFIDLNKKENKNSNKFKHKDVPTKLVAKAVPLPMTVRGHWFLSPRTEYTVAVQTASKQVDGDYVVSEWSEIIEFCTADYSKVHLTQLLEKAEVIAGRMLKLSVFYRNQHKEYFDYVREHHGNAMQPSVKDNSGSHGSPISGKLEGIFFSCNTEFNTGKPPQDSPYGRYRFEIAAEKLFNPNTNLYFGDFYCMYTAYHYVILVIAPVGSPGDEFCKQRLPQLNIKDNKFLTCDEEDGVMVYHHAQDVILEVIYTDPVDLSLGTVAEITGHQLMSLSTANAKKDPSCKTCNISVGR; encoded by the exons GGAATAAATCACAAGATAGTGGGATTGCAGAGATGGAGGAACTTCCAGTTCCACACAACATCAAAATAAGTAACATCACATGTGATTCCTTCAAGATTTGTTGGGACATGGATGCTAAATCCAAGGACCGCATTACTCATTACTTCATCGAtctcaacaagaaagaaaacaagaattcCAACAAATTTAAGCACAAG GATGTACCCACTAAACTGGTGGCCAAAGCTGTTCCTTTGCCTATGACAGTCCGCGGGCACTGGTTCCTGAGCCCAAGAACAGAGTATACAGTGGCAGTGCAGACAGCATCAAAGCAAGTCGATGGGGATTATGTTGTTTCTGAGTGGAGTGAAATCATTGAGTTCTGCACAGCAG ATTATTCAAAAGTTCACCTAACACAGCTATTGGAAAAAGCTGAAGTGATTGCAGGCCGTATGCTCAAACTGTCTGTTTTTTATCGGAATCAGCACAAAGAATACTTTGACTATGTCAG AGAGCACCACGGGAATGCTATGCAGCCCTCTGTTAAGGATAACAGTGGCAGCCATGGCTCTCCGATCAGTGGGAAGCTGGAAGGCATCTTCTTTAGCTGCAACACTGAGTTTAACACTGGGAAGCCACCACAAGATTCACCTTATGGAAGATACAGGTTTGAGATTGCAGCTGAAAAACTCTTCAACCCAAATACTAACTTATACTTTGGAGACTTCTACTGCATGTACACAGCCTACCACTATGTCATTCTTGTCATTGCCCCCGTTGGGTCGCCAGGAGACGAATTCTGTAAGCAGCGCCTTCCTCAGCTAAATATAAAAGATAATAAATTTCTGACCTGCGATGAAGAAGATGGTGTCATGGTTTACCATCATGCCCAGGATGTTATTTTGGAAGTAATTTACACTGATCCTGTGGATCTCTCCCTCGGCACAGTTGCAGAAATTACTGGTCACCAACTAATGAGCTTGTCTACTGCAAATGCAAAGAAAGATCCCAGCTGCAAGACCTGCAATATCAGTGTTGGACGTTAA